The segment GCAGATGAGGGTGGCCGCGATGTTTGGGGACAATTGATCATCGGTGCCCGTAATTCGATTTTGATCGGTTTTACTATTACGATCATTACTTCGATCGTTGGGGTAGGCTTGGGGATCATTTCCGGCTATTATGGCGGGATGATCGACAACATTTTGATGCGTATCGTTGATTTCGTTATGATCTTGCCGATCATGCTGATCATTATCGTATTTGTTTCTATTATTCCACGATACAATGTGTGGTCCTTTATTTGGATCATGAGTGCCTTTTATTGGGTAGGAAAAGCGCGGCTGTTCCGAAGCAAGACCTTATCTGAAGGCCGTCGTGACTATGTTTCAGCTTCAAAGACACTGGGAACTGGTGATTTTAAAATCATGTTCCGGGAAATCATGCCCAACTTAAGTTCATTGATCATTACCAACTTGACTATGAACTTTGCAGCAAATATTGGGATCGAAACGACTCTGACCTTCTTAGGTTTCGGGTTGCCTGCCAATGTACCAAGTTTAGGAACATTGATTGGCTTTGCCAGCAACGGGGACGTACTGGTAAATAAACAATGGATCTGGTTGCCAGCATCCTTACTGATTTTGGTATTGATGTTGTGTATTAATTATGTTGGTCAAGCATTCAAGCGTTCAGCCGATGCTCGTCAACGACTAGGTTAATCATTTTAGAGGAGGATATAGGATGAAGAAAAAGATTTTTGGTGTAGTCGCTTTGGCATCTGTAACGTTATTAGCAGCATGCGGCGGCGGGAATGGAGGAACTGATTCCTCTGGTAATAAAGCGACTGAAACAGAAGACGCTAGTAAAATGCCTTTAAAAGTTTCAAATGATAAAGATGCGATCGATGGCGGAACATTGGATGTCGCAGTCGTGATGGATACACAATTCCAAGGATTGTTCCAACAAGAGTTTTATCAAGATAACTACGATGCACAATTCATGTTACCAAGTGTTGAATCACTGTTCTTGAGCGATTCTGACTTTAAGATCGTAGATGGCGGAGCAGCGAATCTAAAATTAGATGAAGATAACAACACAGCAACGATCACATTACGTGACAATTTGAAATGGTCAGACGGCAAAGATGTAACAGCTGATGACGTGATCTTCTCTTATGAAGTGATCGGGCACAAAGATTACACTGGTATCCGTTACGACAACAACTTCACGAATATCGTTGGGATGGAAGACTACCACGCAGGCAAATCTGACACCATCTCTGGGATCACAAAAGAAAATGATCGAACTGTTAAGATCCAATACAAAGAAGTTCATCCTGGTATGATGCAACTCGGCGGTGGTGTTTGGGGTAATGCATTACCAAAACATGCCTTTGAAGGAATCGAAGTCAAAGATATGGAATCAAGTGATGCTGTACGTAAAAACCCAATCTCATTTGGTCCTTACTACATGAAGAATATCGTTAAAGGCGAATCCGTTGAATACGCGCCAAATGAATACTACTATGGAGGAAAACCAAAACTTTCTAAGATCGTCTTTAAAGCCGTTCCATCTGCATCGATCACAGAAGCTTTGAAAGCAAAACAATATGACTTGGCATTATCAATGCCGACTGACTCATACGCATCTTACAAAGATGTCGAAGGCTATGAAATGTTAGGTCGTCCAGAACAATCTTACACTTACCTAGGGTTCAAATTAGGTAAATGGAATAGTGACGAAGGAAAAGTAGAATACGATCCTAATTCAAAAATGGCCGACAAATCATTGCGCCAAGCAATGGGGTATGCGGTAGATAATGACGCTGTAGGAAACAAATTCTACAATGGTCTGCGCAGCAATGCGACGACATTGATTCCGCCTGTATTCGGTACATTGCATAATAGCAAGATGAAGGGATATACCCAAGATCTTGATAAAGCAAACAAATTGTTAGATGACGCTGGTTATAAAGATACCGACGACGATGGTTTGAGAGAAGACAAAGACGGCAACAAATTGACCATCAACTTTGCTTCAATGTCCGGTGGTGAAACAGCACAACCATTAGCTGACTACTATGTACAACAATGGAAAAAAATCGGTTTGGATGTACAATACACAACTGGCCGTCTAATCGACTTCCAAGCATTCTATGACAAATTGGAAAATGATGATCCTGAAATCGACGTTTACCAAGGCGCATGGGGAACAGGTTCTGATCCTTCACCAACTGGATTATACGGACCAAACTCCGCATTCAACTACACTCGTTTCGAGTCTGATGAAAATACAAAACTGTTGCAAGAAATCGATTCTAAAGCTTCATTTGATGAAGACAAACGGAAAGAAGCCTTTGATAAATGGCAAGAATATGCCTATGAAGAAGCTTTTGTTATCCCAACTCTTTATCGTAACGAAGTCTTACCAATTTCAGAACGTGTAACTGGCTGGGATTGGGCATACGACATTGACCACAATGTGTGGGCAACTGTTGGCGTATCTTCAGAAGATCGTTAATCATTGTTAATTAGTAAGAGCCGCTCCTTGTAAGAGGTGCGGCTCTTTTTTTGATTCAATGAGAGAAAACTAACAGCGAAAGGAAAGATTTCCTTTAGTCCCGCGTTTTCTTCTTTGAAACATTTCCTAAACAGTAAAAAACCAGTATAATAAGAGCGTGTCGAATAAAAATCAAAGGACTGTGATTCATGGATAATCAGTTGACAACAGAATTAAAAGAAAAATTCGGCATCGTTTTTCACGATGTCAATTTATTGGAACAGGCTTTTACCCATTCATCTTATGTGAATGAGCATCGTCATCTGCACTTGTCAGATAACGAGCGTTTAGAATTTTTAGGTGACGCTGTATTGGAACTGTTAGTCTCCCAATATCTTTATCGGGAGCTGCCTTTACCAGAAGGAAAATTGACGAAATTGCGAGCAGCTATCGTACGGGAGGAAAGTCTGGCGCAGTTTGCTCAAGAATGTCATTTTGACCGATCCATCAAGTTAGGTAAAGGAGAAGAACGATCCGGCGGGCGGACACGGCCATCGCTTCTTTGTGATCTATTTGAAGCCTTTTTAGGTGCGTTGTATCTGGATCAAGGATTGGAAGCTGTGGAGAAATTCTTGACCCATGTCGTTTTTCCTAAAGTACAAGCGGGTGCTTTTTCACATGAGATGGATTATAAAACCCGATTGCAAGAAGTTCTTCAAAAGTCAGGGGATGTCGTGATCGATTATCGGCTGATTTTTGAAGAAGGTCCTGCCCATGAACGTATTTTTGGTACGGAAGTGTATTGTGACGGAAAACTGATCGGACAAGGTCAGGGAAAATCAAAGAAATTAGCAGAACAAGATGCTGCCGCAAAAGCATTGGCTCATCTTGAAAAGTAATGAAGGGAGCAGGAAACTTTCGTGCATTTAAAGCGAATTGAAATCGCTGGGTTCAAATCCTTCGCTGATCGAACGGCTATCGATTTTGAAAACAGTGTAACAGCAGTTGTCGGACCGAATGGCAGCGGAAAAAGCAATATCACAGAAGCGATTCGCTGGGTGTTGGGAGAACAGTCTGCCAAAAGTCTGCGAGGAGGAAAGATGCCGGATATTATTTTTGCCGGTTCTGACTCCCGCAAACCTCTGAATATCGCGGAAGTTACTGTGATTTTAGATAATAGCGATCATTATCTGCCGATGGATTATACAGAGATCAGTGTGACGCGGCGCTTGCGGCGTACCGGTGAAAGCGACTTTTTTATCAATAAACAACATTGTCGTTTGAAGGATATCCAGGATCTGTTTATGGATTCCGGATTAGGGAAAGAATCCTTTTCCATCATCTCTCAAGGAAAAGTAGAAGCGATCTTCAGCAGCAAACCGGAAGACCGGCGCGGGATCTTTGAAGAAGCCGCTGGTGTGCTGAAATACAAACAGCGGAAGAAAAAGGCGGAACAAAAACTTTTTGAAACAGAGGACAATCTGAGCCGTGTCCAAGATATCATTTATGAATTAGAAGAACAGATGGTTCCGCTGGAAGAGCAAAGTCGGACTGCTAAAGAATTCTTGCGGGTCAAGGAATCACTGACCAAAGTCGATGTGGCATACACAGTTTCAGAAATCAAAGCAAACAAAGACAACTGGGAACGCGCGGCTAGAGAATTGGAACTGATGGTTCAACAGTTGTCAGAGTTGACTAGGGTATTAAAAAGCGGCGAGACACAGCTCCAACGCCACCGTCAGCAAAGAGCGCAGCTGGACGATTGGCTGGAAGATGCCAATCAACAGCTGCTGCGCCTGACAGAAGCACTGAAACAGGCAGAAGGGCAGCGGGAAGTCTTACAAGAGCGTTCCAAGCATACTCAGCAAAGCTCTCAAGAATATCAAACCGCACTGACTGAAAATCAAGAACGGTCTCAACAATTAGCGCAGGATAAAAACGATTTGATCCATCTGCTTTCTCAGAAAAACCGTGAGATCCAGCAACTAGATGAACAGATCATGGTAATGCAGGCGGAATTCACAAAATATCAGAAATCAACAAAAGAAGTCGTAGAAGAATTGCGGGGACAATATGTCGAAAAGATGCAGGAGCACGCCAATATCGGCAATGAACTGAAGCATCTGGAACGACAATATCTGCAAGAGACCGCTAAAAATCAACAAGCAATCAAAAACCAAGAAAATCTGGAAACAGAAATCACCCGTGTAACTCAACAACAGCAAGAAAACGCAGCAGCATTACAGACAGCCAAACAGGTATTGAAAGAACAGCGCAG is part of the Enterococcus mediterraneensis genome and harbors:
- a CDS encoding oligopeptide ABC transporter substrate-binding protein, with protein sequence MKKKIFGVVALASVTLLAACGGGNGGTDSSGNKATETEDASKMPLKVSNDKDAIDGGTLDVAVVMDTQFQGLFQQEFYQDNYDAQFMLPSVESLFLSDSDFKIVDGGAANLKLDEDNNTATITLRDNLKWSDGKDVTADDVIFSYEVIGHKDYTGIRYDNNFTNIVGMEDYHAGKSDTISGITKENDRTVKIQYKEVHPGMMQLGGGVWGNALPKHAFEGIEVKDMESSDAVRKNPISFGPYYMKNIVKGESVEYAPNEYYYGGKPKLSKIVFKAVPSASITEALKAKQYDLALSMPTDSYASYKDVEGYEMLGRPEQSYTYLGFKLGKWNSDEGKVEYDPNSKMADKSLRQAMGYAVDNDAVGNKFYNGLRSNATTLIPPVFGTLHNSKMKGYTQDLDKANKLLDDAGYKDTDDDGLREDKDGNKLTINFASMSGGETAQPLADYYVQQWKKIGLDVQYTTGRLIDFQAFYDKLENDDPEIDVYQGAWGTGSDPSPTGLYGPNSAFNYTRFESDENTKLLQEIDSKASFDEDKRKEAFDKWQEYAYEEAFVIPTLYRNEVLPISERVTGWDWAYDIDHNVWATVGVSSEDR
- the rnc gene encoding ribonuclease III, translated to MDNQLTTELKEKFGIVFHDVNLLEQAFTHSSYVNEHRHLHLSDNERLEFLGDAVLELLVSQYLYRELPLPEGKLTKLRAAIVREESLAQFAQECHFDRSIKLGKGEERSGGRTRPSLLCDLFEAFLGALYLDQGLEAVEKFLTHVVFPKVQAGAFSHEMDYKTRLQEVLQKSGDVVIDYRLIFEEGPAHERIFGTEVYCDGKLIGQGQGKSKKLAEQDAAAKALAHLEK
- a CDS encoding ABC transporter permease, whose translation is MAEKKDEVLKQESIPPMGFQMIVREFLKDKLAIFSLIILVAVLLFVFIASLVIDQDKVMYVSILDKYAQPGAVSMDGVKFLLGADEGGRDVWGQLIIGARNSILIGFTITIITSIVGVGLGIISGYYGGMIDNILMRIVDFVMILPIMLIIIVFVSIIPRYNVWSFIWIMSAFYWVGKARLFRSKTLSEGRRDYVSASKTLGTGDFKIMFREIMPNLSSLIITNLTMNFAANIGIETTLTFLGFGLPANVPSLGTLIGFASNGDVLVNKQWIWLPASLLILVLMLCINYVGQAFKRSADARQRLG